The Flavobacterium piscisymbiosum genome includes a region encoding these proteins:
- a CDS encoding TMEM175 family protein, giving the protein MNKTRLEAFSDGVLAIIITIMILEIKVPEGHEFADLKRLIPKFLSYILSFIYVGIYWNNHHYLIHGMTKINGKILWANLHLLFWLSLIPVATGWMGEHNFAKASMTLYGVVLFLSAIAYFILQRIIIVNEGENSVLAKAIGRDLKGYTSAILYVVGIVFSFYNEWVSGAAYFAVAMLWLIPDKRIEKVFASKN; this is encoded by the coding sequence ATGAATAAAACAAGACTCGAAGCTTTCAGTGATGGTGTATTAGCAATTATTATCACTATTATGATTTTAGAAATTAAAGTTCCTGAAGGACATGAATTTGCCGATTTAAAAAGACTTATTCCTAAGTTTCTAAGTTATATTTTGAGTTTTATTTATGTTGGAATCTATTGGAACAATCACCATTATTTAATTCATGGAATGACCAAAATAAACGGAAAAATCCTTTGGGCAAATTTGCATTTATTATTTTGGTTATCTCTAATTCCCGTTGCAACAGGCTGGATGGGAGAACATAATTTTGCCAAAGCTTCCATGACTTTGTACGGAGTCGTATTGTTTTTATCTGCAATTGCGTATTTTATTTTACAGCGAATTATAATTGTAAACGAAGGCGAAAATTCAGTATTGGCAAAAGCGATTGGCAGGGATTTAAAAGGGTATACATCAGCTATTTTATATGTCGTAGGAATAGTCTTTTCGTTTTATAACGAATGGGTTTCAGGTGCTGCGTATTTTGCTGTAGCCATGTTATGGCTTATCCCTGATAAAAGAATTGAAAAAGTCTTTGCTTCTAAAAATTAA